A region of Nitrosomonas stercoris DNA encodes the following proteins:
- a CDS encoding D-alanine aminotransferase, with protein sequence MIYLNGKFLPIEQATVSVLDRGFIFGDGVYELIPVYSRKPFRLNEHLSRLQHSLDGIRLSNPHTEKEWTDLIIHMIKSNQYDDQYLYLHITRGVAQRDHTFPHGVTPTVFIMSNPLLPPSEELLIAGVTAITAQDNRWGRCDIKTISLLPNILLRQLSADEDATETILLRDGFLTEGAASNVFIVKNNQLLTPPKDHRILPGTTYDVILELAVTHNIPHAIKDISESELRAAQEILLTSSTKEVLPVTQLNKQPVGNGVPGPIFQQLNQHYQTYKQMIMRG encoded by the coding sequence ATGATTTATCTCAACGGAAAATTCTTGCCTATCGAACAAGCAACAGTTTCAGTGCTAGATAGAGGTTTCATCTTCGGAGATGGCGTCTACGAACTGATTCCAGTCTATTCGCGTAAACCATTCCGATTAAACGAACATCTATCTCGTCTGCAACACAGCCTTGACGGGATACGCCTGTCCAATCCACATACTGAAAAAGAATGGACGGATTTGATCATACACATGATTAAATCAAACCAATATGATGATCAGTACCTTTATCTGCACATCACCCGCGGTGTTGCACAGCGCGATCATACTTTCCCTCACGGTGTGACACCCACTGTCTTTATAATGAGCAACCCTTTGCTACCCCCTTCAGAAGAATTGCTCATAGCTGGTGTTACTGCTATCACTGCACAAGACAATCGTTGGGGGCGCTGTGATATCAAAACTATTTCGCTGCTGCCCAATATATTACTAAGGCAGCTTTCGGCAGATGAAGACGCTACAGAAACTATTCTGCTGCGCGATGGTTTTTTAACTGAGGGGGCAGCCAGCAACGTTTTTATTGTTAAAAATAACCAGCTGCTTACCCCGCCCAAAGACCATCGCATTCTGCCAGGTACGACCTATGATGTCATATTGGAACTGGCAGTAACACACAATATTCCGCACGCTATAAAAGATATTTCAGAATCTGAACTACGTGCTGCACAAGAAATTTTGCTAACTTCCTCAACCAAGGAAGTGCTTCCGGTCACTCAACTTAATAAACAACCGGTCGGTAATGGTGTTCCCGGTCCAATTTTTCAGCAACTCAACCAACACTACCAAACCTACAAGCAAATGATCATGCGCGGATAA
- a CDS encoding hypothetical protein (UPF0250 protein YbeD), with product MTEESLIEYPCDFPIKIMGKSQPGFTQSMLTIVKTHAPDFDDAMLEVRTSKNGAYLSLTCTIRATSRIQLDTLYQALHAHPMVTMLL from the coding sequence ATGACAGAAGAATCACTTATTGAATACCCATGTGATTTCCCAATAAAAATCATGGGAAAATCACAACCAGGGTTCACGCAGTCCATGCTAACCATTGTCAAAACACATGCTCCCGATTTTGATGATGCTATGCTGGAAGTACGCACCAGCAAAAATGGAGCCTATTTGAGCCTTACCTGTACCATTCGAGCTACTTCACGCATACAGCTGGACACGCTCTATCAAGCATTACATGCACACCCCATGGTAACCATGTTGCTATAA
- a CDS encoding 8-amino-7-oxononanoate synthase, protein MNTTDFTQKNKKQLIERILGRKVKANSTDRKIRSSRRAHSSVPDAFTRFDRHPGYEKMLIPKAASERLGLTNPFFRVHEGVAGATTRIQGREYINFSNYSYLGLAGHPSVNEAAKEAIDRYGTSASASRIVAGERPIQRELEKELANLYGVDDCIAFVSGHATNVSTIGYLFGPKDLVIHDSLIHNSVLQGIQLSGAARRSFPHNEVDALDQILTEIRGQFERVLIVVEGIYSMDGDFPDLPALVTIKQRHQAFLMVDEAHSLGVLGKTGKGLHEYFAVSGKEVDIWMGTLSKTLAGCGGYIAGERALVEHLKYAAPGFVYSVGMAPPLAAASLAALRIMQQEPDRVTRLQKNGQLFLETAKKNGFNTGSSQGFAIIPAITGSSIKATKLSNKLFEQGINVQPIIYPAVEERAARLRFFLSAMHTEQAIQHVCETAGKLL, encoded by the coding sequence ATGAATACAACTGATTTTACACAGAAAAATAAAAAACAACTTATTGAGCGTATTTTGGGACGTAAGGTAAAAGCAAATAGTACGGACAGAAAAATTCGTTCTTCCCGAAGAGCTCATTCTTCAGTTCCGGATGCTTTTACTCGTTTTGATCGCCATCCAGGCTACGAAAAAATGTTGATTCCCAAAGCGGCCTCAGAACGGTTGGGGCTGACTAATCCCTTTTTTCGAGTACATGAAGGGGTGGCTGGTGCTACCACACGCATTCAAGGGCGTGAATATATTAATTTCTCAAATTACAGTTATTTAGGCTTAGCAGGGCATCCATCGGTTAATGAGGCAGCTAAAGAAGCAATTGATCGTTATGGTACCTCTGCTTCTGCTAGTCGAATCGTCGCGGGCGAACGTCCTATTCAACGCGAGCTTGAGAAAGAACTGGCTAATTTGTATGGAGTGGATGACTGCATTGCTTTTGTTAGTGGTCATGCGACTAATGTCAGCACAATTGGCTATCTTTTTGGACCCAAGGATCTGGTGATTCACGATAGCCTTATTCATAATAGCGTGCTGCAAGGTATCCAACTATCAGGGGCAGCGCGCCGCTCTTTTCCGCATAATGAGGTGGATGCACTAGATCAGATTTTGACAGAAATTCGTGGACAGTTTGAACGCGTCTTGATTGTGGTGGAAGGTATTTACAGTATGGATGGCGATTTTCCTGATTTACCAGCTCTGGTTACCATCAAGCAACGCCATCAAGCTTTTTTAATGGTGGACGAAGCGCATTCCTTGGGGGTCTTGGGAAAAACCGGTAAAGGATTGCATGAGTATTTTGCTGTATCCGGTAAGGAAGTTGATATCTGGATGGGTACATTAAGCAAAACATTAGCCGGCTGTGGCGGCTATATTGCTGGCGAACGTGCTTTGGTAGAACATCTTAAATATGCCGCGCCAGGGTTTGTTTATAGTGTTGGTATGGCACCTCCGCTAGCAGCAGCTTCATTGGCCGCATTGCGTATCATGCAACAAGAGCCTGATCGAGTGACGCGTTTACAAAAGAATGGCCAGTTGTTTTTGGAGACAGCCAAGAAGAACGGATTCAATACCGGTTCCTCACAAGGGTTTGCGATCATCCCTGCGATTACTGGTAGCTCAATTAAAGCAACTAAACTTTCCAATAAATTGTTTGAACAAGGCATCAACGTACAGCCGATTATCTATCCGGCGGTTGAGGAGCGAGCAGCGCGGCTCAGATTCTTTTTATCAGCAATGCATACCGAACAAGCTATTCAGCATGTGTGTGAAACAGCAGGAAAGTTGCTCTAA
- a CDS encoding 30S ribosomal protein S9: MAIQYNYGTGRRKSAVARVFIKPGTGVITVNRKPADEYFSRETGRMIIRQPLELTGNTNNLDIMVNIHGGGESGQAGAVRHGITRALIDYDETLKPVLSQAGLVTRDARSVERKKVGFRKARRRKQFSKR, from the coding sequence ATGGCTATTCAATATAATTATGGAACCGGACGTAGAAAGAGTGCTGTAGCCCGGGTATTTATCAAACCCGGTACCGGTGTTATTACGGTTAATCGCAAACCTGCAGATGAGTATTTTTCTCGCGAGACGGGGCGTATGATTATACGGCAGCCGTTGGAATTAACCGGGAATACCAATAATCTGGATATTATGGTTAATATACATGGCGGAGGAGAATCTGGGCAGGCAGGCGCTGTTAGGCATGGTATTACCCGTGCATTGATTGATTATGATGAAACGCTTAAACCAGTTTTAAGTCAAGCTGGTCTTGTAACAAGAGATGCGCGTTCAGTGGAACGAAAGAAAGTTGGTTTTCGTAAGGCAAGACGGCGTAAACAGTTTTCAAAACGATAG
- a CDS encoding polysialic acid transport protein KpsM, producing the protein MADSSTARNPIAITLAVWKAIFLREALERLFDMRAAWLWLVMEPLMHMGFYAFIYSVIRMRDVGGADIVIWIVVGMLGFFLFRRTADQVTHAVDSNQPLFAYRQVKPFDAAFMRAALECFLMLIVSIIILSIAALLGHFAPPDDILLILMAFSGLWLFGFSYGLIASVAMRLIPEMKHILKILMLPLYIISGVIWPLHLIPQPYQDWLMINPIAHGVELVRAGFVARYYVIPGTDLGYLYGCGIVSLFVGLVLYRRFDAQLIMK; encoded by the coding sequence ATGGCTGATTCTTCAACTGCGCGCAACCCGATAGCGATTACACTTGCCGTTTGGAAGGCGATTTTTTTGCGTGAGGCGCTTGAGCGATTATTTGATATGCGCGCCGCGTGGCTATGGTTAGTGATGGAGCCATTGATGCATATGGGGTTTTACGCATTCATTTATTCGGTTATCAGAATGCGTGATGTAGGAGGAGCTGATATTGTCATCTGGATCGTAGTGGGTATGTTAGGATTTTTCCTGTTTCGACGCACAGCAGACCAAGTAACCCATGCAGTGGATTCCAACCAGCCATTATTTGCGTATCGACAAGTCAAGCCATTTGATGCCGCCTTTATGCGTGCTGCGCTGGAGTGTTTTCTGATGCTGATTGTATCTATTATCATCCTGTCTATTGCTGCGTTATTGGGCCATTTTGCTCCTCCAGATGATATATTATTGATTTTAATGGCATTTTCAGGGTTGTGGCTGTTTGGTTTTAGCTATGGCTTGATTGCTTCGGTTGCTATGCGTTTAATTCCGGAAATGAAGCACATTCTGAAAATCTTGATGTTGCCTCTCTATATTATCTCCGGTGTGATCTGGCCGCTGCACCTCATTCCCCAGCCTTATCAGGATTGGCTCATGATTAACCCGATCGCGCATGGTGTGGAGCTGGTACGTGCTGGATTTGTTGCACGTTACTATGTTATACCTGGCACTGATTTAGGTTATCTGTATGGTTGTGGCATTGTCAGTTTATTTGTAGGGCTGGTGCTGTATCGCCGTTTTGATGCGCAGTTAATAATGAAATGA
- a CDS encoding D-alanyl-D-alanine carboxypeptidase DacC — protein MKLLLAFMKQFILLLFLLMPIFPAWSQQPELSIAAKSFILIDFHSGQTLANANPHERLDPASLTKLMTAYVVFSALKQERIKLDQVVPVSPKAWRTAGSRMFIEPNKQVTVDELIHGVIVQSGNDACVALAELIAGSEELLVHMMNEEASRLGMHNTHFANSTGLTHPNHYSTAYDLALLSAAIIRDFPEYYPLYSIREYTYNGITQQNRNRLLWTDPNVDGMKTGWTEAAGYCLITSAKRDHRRLISVVMGTASTNARSIESQRLLNYGFQFFDTAHPYKKNQPVANIQIWKGAQNKLKVGFNRDIYFSLPKGKVESVKARMEYHQPLVAPISQGQEIGKVKFVLDGLEIATYPLVALEAVDAANFFGRAWDNLKMLIN, from the coding sequence ATGAAGCTTTTGCTGGCCTTTATGAAACAGTTTATTCTTCTCCTGTTCTTATTAATGCCCATTTTTCCGGCATGGTCGCAACAACCAGAACTATCAATCGCGGCTAAATCTTTCATTCTGATAGATTTCCATAGTGGGCAGACACTTGCCAATGCCAATCCACACGAGCGGCTTGATCCTGCATCTCTCACCAAATTGATGACCGCTTATGTTGTCTTTTCAGCGCTCAAACAAGAGCGTATCAAACTGGATCAAGTAGTGCCGGTATCTCCCAAAGCATGGCGCACAGCAGGATCACGCATGTTCATTGAGCCCAACAAACAAGTGACGGTTGATGAATTGATACACGGCGTCATCGTACAATCAGGCAATGATGCTTGTGTCGCCCTGGCTGAATTGATCGCTGGCTCGGAAGAATTATTGGTGCATATGATGAATGAGGAAGCAAGCCGTTTGGGCATGCACAACACACATTTTGCCAACTCAACCGGTCTAACGCATCCCAATCATTACAGCACTGCATATGATTTAGCGTTGTTATCTGCAGCGATTATTAGAGATTTTCCAGAATACTATCCGCTCTATTCAATACGCGAATATACTTACAACGGCATCACTCAGCAGAATCGCAATCGCTTGCTATGGACAGATCCTAATGTGGACGGCATGAAAACCGGTTGGACAGAAGCAGCAGGATACTGTTTGATCACTTCCGCAAAACGTGATCATCGTCGATTGATTTCTGTCGTCATGGGAACTGCCTCAACCAATGCACGCAGCATTGAAAGCCAACGTCTGCTGAACTACGGTTTCCAGTTCTTTGATACAGCTCATCCGTACAAGAAAAATCAACCTGTGGCCAATATTCAGATTTGGAAAGGTGCACAAAACAAGCTCAAAGTCGGCTTTAATCGGGATATCTATTTCTCACTTCCCAAAGGCAAAGTTGAAAGTGTCAAAGCGCGTATGGAATATCATCAGCCTCTTGTTGCCCCGATTAGCCAAGGTCAAGAAATAGGCAAGGTGAAATTTGTTCTCGACGGTCTGGAAATAGCTACTTACCCTCTCGTAGCACTGGAAGCTGTCGATGCTGCCAATTTTTTTGGGCGCGCATGGGATAATCTAAAAATGCTAATTAATTAA
- a CDS encoding tRNA-cytidine(32) 2-sulfurtransferase has translation MGMLTDTLSRKSVYNANKLRKRLRRLAGTAIADFNMIESGDRVMVCLSGGKDSYALLDILRNLQAHAPLDFELIAVNLDQKQPGFPEHVLPDYLSKIDMPFRIVEQDTYSVVKRVIPEGKTACSLCSRLRRGVLYRVATELGATKIALGHHRDDILETFFLNMFYGGKLKTMPPKLVSDDGHHVVIRPLAYCKEKDLAAYAQLVQFPIIPCNLCGSQPNLQRQVIKEMLQQWDKKHPGRLETMFTALQNVQLSHLADTKRYDFVGIKPHGIATEEGDKAFDEEIFPDIPATAQVNDDSLASSWEERLNNNEI, from the coding sequence ATGGGTATGCTGACAGATACTTTATCTAGAAAATCTGTATATAACGCAAATAAATTGCGTAAACGGCTAAGACGTCTTGCCGGAACTGCGATTGCTGATTTTAATATGATTGAAAGTGGCGACCGGGTCATGGTGTGCTTGTCTGGCGGCAAGGATAGCTATGCATTACTAGATATTTTGCGTAATTTACAAGCGCATGCCCCACTTGATTTTGAGTTGATTGCTGTCAATCTGGATCAGAAGCAGCCGGGTTTTCCTGAGCATGTACTTCCCGACTATTTGTCAAAAATAGACATGCCTTTTCGTATCGTGGAGCAAGATACGTATAGTGTTGTTAAACGGGTGATTCCTGAGGGAAAAACTGCTTGCAGTTTGTGTTCGAGACTGCGTAGAGGAGTATTGTATCGGGTTGCCACTGAGCTAGGAGCAACCAAGATTGCATTAGGCCATCATCGTGACGATATTTTGGAAACTTTCTTTCTGAATATGTTTTATGGTGGCAAGTTAAAAACCATGCCGCCCAAGTTAGTCAGTGATGATGGTCATCATGTTGTGATTAGACCTTTAGCATATTGCAAGGAAAAAGACCTGGCTGCATATGCTCAACTGGTCCAGTTTCCTATTATTCCTTGTAATTTATGTGGTTCTCAACCCAATTTGCAACGACAGGTCATCAAGGAGATGTTGCAACAATGGGATAAAAAACATCCTGGTCGACTTGAAACAATGTTTACCGCGCTACAAAACGTACAACTTTCACATTTGGCTGATACCAAGCGTTATGATTTTGTTGGCATCAAGCCACATGGAATTGCAACAGAAGAGGGTGATAAGGCATTTGACGAGGAGATTTTTCCTGATATTCCAGCAACGGCACAAGTCAATGATGATAGTCTCGCATCTTCGTGGGAAGAGAGATTGAATAATAATGAGATATAA
- a CDS encoding octanoyltransferase, with protein MNTLQIEPQSHEQSLPQAIDYRSAITTKILGTVEYVPTWQAMKNFTQQRTSTTPDEIWLLEHPPVYTQGIAGKPEHLLSPTNIPIVKTDRGGQITYHGPGQVIMYLLLDLQRRQLGIRQLVRKMEQAVIDLLEEYNTAANGSKDAPGVYVDDAKIASLGLKIRRGACYHGIAFNVDMDLTPFSIINPCGYSGLRVTQTKALSISDNKEILAVKLAQHFVTQLINKG; from the coding sequence GTGAACACCCTTCAAATCGAGCCGCAATCACATGAGCAATCTTTACCTCAGGCTATCGATTACAGATCTGCCATTACGACAAAAATACTGGGAACAGTAGAATACGTACCAACCTGGCAAGCTATGAAAAATTTCACCCAGCAGCGCACAAGCACAACACCGGATGAAATATGGTTGCTGGAACATCCGCCCGTTTACACGCAAGGTATCGCTGGAAAACCGGAACACTTGCTTTCTCCAACCAACATTCCCATTGTCAAAACTGATCGAGGGGGGCAAATCACTTACCACGGGCCAGGACAAGTCATTATGTACCTACTGCTCGATTTACAACGCCGACAACTCGGCATCCGACAACTGGTCAGAAAAATGGAACAAGCCGTGATAGACTTGCTGGAAGAATACAATACAGCTGCCAATGGAAGTAAAGATGCGCCTGGAGTCTATGTCGATGACGCCAAAATTGCTTCGCTGGGATTAAAAATAAGACGAGGAGCATGCTATCACGGCATCGCCTTTAATGTGGATATGGATCTCACCCCTTTCTCTATTATTAATCCTTGCGGTTATTCCGGTTTACGCGTTACCCAGACCAAAGCACTTAGCATATCGGATAACAAAGAAATACTTGCAGTTAAACTAGCACAGCACTTTGTCACACAACTAATTAATAAAGGATAA
- a CDS encoding N-acetyl-gamma-glutamyl-phosphate reductase — MINIGIVGGTGYTGVELLRILAQHPEAELKIITSRQKAGVRVDDLFPSLRGQIALQFSDPAEADFSQCDVVFFATPHGIAMDQARALLELGVKIIDLSADFRIKDIAVWEKWYGMEHVAPDLVGEAVYGLPEVNRDKIKGARLIANPGCYPTAVQLGFIPLIEAGVVDTNHLIADTKSGVSGAGRKAVTPTLYAEASDNFKSYAVAGHRHQPEIKQGLSARTTQSIDLTFVPHLTPMIRGIHATLYARLAQEVDLQSLYEQRYLDEPFVDVLPAGSHPETRSVRGSNFCRIAVHRPHDGDTVVILSITDNLVKGAAGQAVQNMNIMYDLPETMGIQHIPLLP, encoded by the coding sequence ATGATTAATATTGGTATTGTCGGTGGAACGGGCTATACAGGCGTTGAGCTGTTACGTATTCTTGCGCAACATCCTGAAGCTGAGCTTAAGATCATTACTTCACGTCAAAAAGCAGGGGTAAGGGTAGATGATCTCTTTCCGAGCTTGCGTGGCCAGATCGCGCTGCAGTTCAGTGATCCTGCCGAGGCAGATTTCAGTCAGTGCGATGTTGTTTTTTTTGCAACACCTCATGGAATTGCGATGGATCAGGCACGTGCCTTACTTGAACTTGGTGTGAAGATCATTGATTTATCAGCTGATTTCAGGATTAAAGACATTGCAGTGTGGGAGAAATGGTATGGTATGGAACACGTTGCGCCTGATTTGGTGGGCGAGGCGGTATATGGTTTACCCGAAGTTAATCGCGACAAGATTAAAGGCGCACGCTTGATTGCTAATCCAGGCTGTTATCCGACGGCAGTACAATTGGGTTTTATCCCGCTCATTGAAGCAGGGGTAGTTGATACCAATCATCTGATTGCCGATACCAAATCCGGTGTATCCGGAGCTGGACGTAAAGCTGTCACACCCACTTTGTACGCAGAGGCGTCAGATAATTTTAAATCTTATGCAGTGGCTGGCCATCGTCACCAACCTGAAATTAAACAGGGATTATCTGCTAGGACAACTCAATCAATTGATCTGACTTTCGTGCCGCATCTTACTCCTATGATTCGGGGAATTCACGCTACGCTGTACGCCAGGTTGGCGCAGGAAGTTGATTTGCAATCCTTGTACGAGCAACGTTATCTTGATGAACCTTTTGTGGACGTATTGCCGGCTGGCAGCCATCCGGAAACCCGATCTGTACGCGGTTCAAACTTTTGCCGGATTGCTGTGCATCGACCGCATGATGGGGATACAGTGGTGATACTTTCTATTACTGATAATCTGGTTAAAGGAGCAGCCGGACAAGCCGTTCAGAATATGAATATCATGTACGATTTACCTGAAACAATGGGTATTCAGCATATTCCGTTGTTGCCTTAA
- a CDS encoding 50S ribosomal protein L13, translating to MKTFSAKSHEVQHDWFVVDATDKVLGRLAAAIAHRLRGKHKPIYTPHVDTGDYIVVINADKLRVTGNKAKNKIYYRHSGYPGGLYQTTFEKMHARFPTRPLEKAVKGMLPKGPLGYAMIKKLKVYAGDVHPHAAQQPQPLEINT from the coding sequence GTGAAAACCTTTTCTGCCAAATCACACGAAGTGCAGCATGATTGGTTTGTAGTGGATGCCACCGATAAAGTGCTCGGTAGACTGGCAGCCGCTATTGCTCATCGTTTGCGTGGTAAACACAAGCCTATTTATACTCCGCATGTCGATACAGGTGATTATATTGTAGTGATCAACGCAGATAAACTGAGAGTCACCGGAAATAAGGCAAAAAACAAAATATATTATCGTCATAGTGGTTATCCTGGTGGCCTTTATCAAACAACTTTTGAGAAAATGCATGCGCGTTTTCCTACCAGACCACTTGAAAAAGCTGTAAAAGGCATGTTGCCCAAAGGGCCGCTCGGCTATGCAATGATAAAGAAATTAAAAGTTTATGCGGGTGATGTGCATCCTCATGCAGCACAACAACCTCAGCCACTGGAAATCAATACTTAA
- a CDS encoding polysialic acid transport ATP-binding protein, which yields MIVVQNVHKRYRTRHGVGPWVLSGINLTIPKGVNIGLVGPNGAGKSTLLRLIGGIDYPDKGKIKRRCRVSWPMGQGGLEATLTGRQNAKFVCRVHGHQSDLADRLAFIQDFTELKDAFDKPVYTYSSGMRSRLQFGLSLAFDFDVYISDEVTAAGDAAFRKKAAQAFKSMAHKAGLIMVAHSEGTLKQFCQQGIWIHQGKAYWFDRIEDALKAYKDSTKK from the coding sequence ATGATTGTGGTGCAAAATGTACACAAACGTTACCGCACAAGACATGGTGTAGGGCCCTGGGTGCTATCTGGCATTAATTTAACGATTCCTAAAGGTGTCAATATTGGTTTGGTGGGTCCGAATGGTGCCGGTAAATCAACTTTGTTGCGCTTGATTGGTGGTATTGATTATCCGGATAAAGGTAAGATTAAGCGGCGTTGCCGGGTTTCCTGGCCAATGGGACAGGGTGGACTGGAAGCTACTCTGACTGGACGACAGAACGCCAAATTTGTATGCCGGGTGCATGGGCATCAGAGTGACCTGGCTGATCGTTTGGCTTTTATCCAGGATTTTACTGAATTAAAAGACGCTTTTGATAAACCTGTATACACTTATTCATCTGGCATGCGTTCACGTTTGCAATTTGGTTTGTCATTGGCGTTTGATTTCGATGTCTATATTTCCGATGAAGTGACTGCAGCGGGAGACGCCGCTTTTCGCAAAAAAGCTGCTCAAGCATTTAAATCCATGGCGCATAAAGCTGGATTGATTATGGTAGCGCATAGCGAAGGTACTTTGAAGCAATTTTGCCAGCAAGGTATCTGGATTCACCAAGGCAAAGCGTACTGGTTTGATCGAATTGAAGATGCTCTAAAAGCCTACAAGGACAGCACTAAAAAATGA
- a CDS encoding lipoyl synthase produces MATDTHQRGAAKTARNPIKIDLEQSEQLLRKPSWIRVRSPNSQRYHEVKRLLRENKLHTVCEEASCPNIGECFGRGTATFMILGDLCTRRCPFCDVAHGRPLAPDPNEPMHLATSIAALKLNYVVITSVDRDDLRDGGAQHFADCIQAIRAQSPQTRIEILVPDFRGRLEKALEKLSVAPPDVMNHNLETVPRLYKQCRPGADYVHSLRLLQDFKAAFPHIPTKSGLMLGLGETDEEIIEVMQDLRAHQVNMLTIGQYLQPSKGHHPVMRYVSPEDFKSFERIATQLGFSHAACGPMVRSSYHADQQAHEAGIE; encoded by the coding sequence ATGGCTACTGATACACACCAAAGAGGCGCCGCTAAAACAGCACGTAATCCGATCAAAATTGATCTGGAACAATCCGAACAGTTATTGCGCAAACCTTCCTGGATCCGAGTACGCTCTCCCAATAGTCAGCGATATCACGAAGTAAAACGATTGCTGCGCGAAAACAAATTGCATACTGTTTGTGAAGAAGCTTCTTGTCCCAATATTGGTGAATGTTTTGGACGTGGCACTGCTACCTTCATGATACTAGGTGATTTATGCACTCGACGCTGCCCCTTCTGCGACGTTGCACATGGGCGTCCGCTTGCACCAGATCCCAATGAACCTATGCATCTGGCCACATCGATTGCTGCACTCAAGCTAAATTACGTCGTTATCACCAGTGTGGATCGTGATGATCTCAGAGATGGCGGCGCACAGCACTTCGCTGACTGTATTCAAGCAATCCGCGCCCAATCTCCCCAAACACGTATTGAAATACTAGTACCGGATTTTCGTGGCCGATTGGAGAAAGCATTGGAGAAATTATCAGTTGCTCCACCAGATGTTATGAATCACAATCTGGAAACTGTGCCTCGCCTGTACAAACAGTGCCGGCCCGGTGCAGATTATGTACACTCACTACGCTTGCTTCAGGATTTCAAGGCAGCTTTCCCACACATTCCGACAAAATCTGGCTTGATGTTAGGGTTAGGAGAAACAGATGAAGAAATTATTGAAGTGATGCAAGATCTGCGTGCGCATCAAGTTAATATGTTGACTATTGGCCAATACCTACAACCCAGCAAGGGCCATCATCCAGTCATGCGTTATGTTTCACCTGAAGACTTCAAATCATTTGAGCGCATTGCAACACAGCTCGGTTTCAGTCATGCCGCCTGTGGTCCTATGGTACGCTCCAGCTATCACGCTGATCAACAAGCACATGAAGCTGGGATTGAATAA